One genomic window of Methanosarcina acetivorans C2A includes the following:
- a CDS encoding radical SAM protein: MQGTQITPEIKAFLISTGSVSVDPSLIPRARGSTAGPGAGTSSVFFRSGKKRVRLSVNKNSLLSIEAAGEDGTVALLHEGKELLRGKLEPAPAHCPEQAFITLCERCIFDCKYCPVPKLQGHVKNEEEVLSIVEEVMKAGTLKAISLTSGVETSIEGEVERVLELLPALKKYNVPIGVSVYPTEGCSRKFYDAGVAEVKYNVETMDREIFRKVCGDLSLDYILDRLKEAVEIFGKNRVFSNFIIGLGESDATVREGIETLAKIGVIPILRPVNPHPLRSRDCFTERPSPERLLKLAKMEAEILKKYGLDPGLAKTMCLKCTGCDLVPFVDF; encoded by the coding sequence ATGCAAGGCACGCAAATTACTCCGGAAATAAAGGCTTTTCTGATCTCTACAGGTTCCGTTTCCGTGGACCCTTCGCTGATTCCAAGGGCACGAGGTTCTACTGCAGGTCCTGGAGCAGGTACCAGCTCCGTCTTTTTCAGGTCAGGGAAAAAGCGAGTCCGGCTCAGTGTAAATAAGAACTCCCTGCTTTCCATCGAAGCCGCAGGAGAGGACGGAACAGTTGCGCTTTTACATGAAGGAAAAGAACTGCTCAGGGGAAAACTTGAGCCTGCTCCTGCCCACTGCCCTGAGCAGGCTTTCATCACGCTCTGCGAGAGGTGTATCTTTGACTGCAAATATTGCCCTGTGCCCAAACTTCAGGGGCATGTCAAAAATGAAGAGGAAGTCCTGAGCATAGTTGAGGAGGTCATGAAAGCCGGAACTCTCAAAGCCATCTCTCTTACTTCCGGAGTAGAGACCTCAATCGAAGGGGAAGTTGAGCGTGTGCTCGAGCTGCTTCCTGCTCTCAAAAAATACAATGTCCCAATAGGAGTTTCGGTTTATCCGACCGAAGGCTGTTCCCGCAAATTTTATGATGCCGGAGTTGCCGAAGTCAAATACAATGTTGAAACCATGGATAGAGAGATTTTCCGGAAAGTCTGTGGAGACCTTTCCCTTGACTATATCCTGGACCGGCTCAAAGAGGCTGTAGAAATTTTCGGAAAAAACAGGGTCTTCAGCAACTTTATAATCGGGCTTGGGGAGAGCGACGCTACTGTCCGGGAAGGAATCGAAACCCTTGCAAAGATAGGAGTAATCCCCATCTTACGCCCGGTAAACCCTCACCCTCTCAGGTCCAGAGACTGCTTTACCGAACGCCCGTCTCCTGAACGCCTTTTGAAACTTGCGAAAATGGAAGCTGAGATCCTGAAGAAATACGGGCTTGATCCCGGACTTGCGAAGACGATGTGCCTGAAATGCACAGGTTGTGACCTTGTACCCTTTGTAGACTTCTGA